The Prunus dulcis chromosome 5, ALMONDv2, whole genome shotgun sequence genomic sequence ATAAGAGCTAAGTGATAAATATAAACCCATCAAAATTGTTTACAAATTTCGGTTCGCCAAAATAATGTGCACCCAGTTTAATTAAAtctcatttatttataacaaagaaaatgaatacATCATTTTGTCACATCAAATTTTGTTCAACAAATTTGGTGCTTCCTATAACAAATGTTCTTGGCTAAGCATTATATGGAATAACTTTACCTTCTTGGCTGCCTCAtctgttgcctctccaaaGAGATTTTCCACATTTGCGCTTTGATTTCCGTTCTTGTTTTCTGATTGATCAGTAGCTACCACTGCCTCTTGTGTTTGTGGCATTACAGGCACACTTGGTTGGGCCTCTAAGCTCCTATCTTGCGGCTGCGTTGCCGAATCTGATTTCGGGTTCTCCAGCTGCAGTTGCTGTTGTTGTGGTTGTTCCAGCCTGTTCTGGTTACCCAATGAGCTGCTGCTGCCGCCTCCACCGCCGCCGCCGAGTATCCTTTTCCGGTAAAGAGCATCAAGTTCATGAAAATATGGACATGTTTTCGCGTCCTCGGGCCGCTTCTTATTGCTCTCCTTCACCTTCTTGAAGTACTTGTTGATGTTCTCCCATTTCTCTTTGCATCTCTTGGAACTCCTCTTGTACCCCATCCGCCCCATCCCCGCCGAAATCTCCTCCCAAAGTGGACCCTTGGGCCCCGCCTCTTGGTACCTCGACTCGAGCCCACTTCTCAACTTTATCAGTGCAAGCACCTCCGCCTTGGGCCATCTCGAAGACGACGCCGGTTCTAAGCTCCCTCCTGCTCCTCCTCCGCTAGCAATATTCTCTTGCGGAGGCTGCACCTGCTGCTCCGGTACAGCCAGCACCACCTGAAGATTCTGCGACTGCTGCTGATGGTGACGAACCTGTTGCCCGTGTTGTTGCTGCGGAGGCTGTTGCTGCTGCGGCGTCGTTTGATGATACGATGTCTGTATCGGCGGCTGTACCGATTGCTGAGCCAACGGCATGACAACCGGCACCGACGGAGGGACAGGTGGCGGCGGAGCGGCGTGGACGTTGACGGGCGGAGGTAGTTGGATAGTCTGACCAGTAATTTTCTGCAGAAAAGAGATGATGGCGGCGTCTCTGGACGCGGAGATGGCTCGCTCTTGGCTCATGAGCTCGTGCTCCCGAGTCAGCCGAGCCATCTCCTGACGCTTCCACGCCTCTTCCCTTATGGTCCTGTCCTGCTCCCTCTTCTCTATTACTTCTAGAAACCTCTGCTGCATGGTCTCTTGCTTCTGCATCACCTGCTTCATCAGGACCTCGAAAAACTCCATCATCTTTCGGGTGCTGCCGCTAGTACTAGCACCCCCTCTCTTCCGTTTTCGATTCGAAGGCTCTCCTTCCACGTCATCATCGTCGTCCTCGTCGTCGGTCCCCGGGGACGAAGACGAGCTGTTGGAAGAAAAGTTTATGTCCATTGGAGTGGCCGTTGTTGCTGCTGTCTGTGGCGGTTGGGAGGAGGGCATTACTGGAAATGTAGGGGGAGGTTGTTGGGAGGGCATTACGGGAATTGTGGGTGACATTCTGAAGGATGAGATGGGCATGGGGTTGCTGAACCCGATAGAAACCGGGTTAGGGGAAGCGTGGGTGACGTGGATAGAGGGAGAGGCTGACACGTTGACTGAGGACGTGGCGGCGGTGGTGCCGTGTAGAGCCTCTAGCTCACTGAAGAACTTGTAGCTCTTGCCGTCTTGACGACCCGCGCGGCCTTCTTTGGTCCGCTTGTAATATTTGTGCACGTTCTCGAATTTCTCCTTGCATTTCTTGGCACTTCTTTTGTACCCCAACTCCGCTAGCTTCCTGCACAATGTGTACGAAACCATGCACTCACTCTCACTACTACaatattataaaatctttataaaaaaatgtaatgtATTTTATATTCCAGGTCTTGCATCCGAAGTCTTGTGTTCAAATTCCCGATAGCGAATAccacttatataaaaaattaaaaaaaattaaatcttgATCCTGATCGTATTCCCAACTAGGACCTGAGTTGGAAGAagacaaaagagaaagaagaaaaatgagaggGGAGAGAACAATCCAGGCTCCCCCCCTCTCTCCCAATGGTCCCTCACTTGGTCTCTATCTCTCCTATAGAATAATGTAATATTACCTGTCCATAGTGGGAAATTAGAAGCATTAAAATAAGGGGTTAAGAGAGAAAAGAGTGGGAAAAAATTACTATATTATAATTATGATGTGGGGAAATCTTATCgggattttcaaatttttgggtaataaaattatattttgaaggagaagaaaaaacaaaaaagagaggggAGCGAGGGATAGGGGGGATTGGGTACAAGTCATGCAGTGGATCTGAGCCGCTCTATATtccaagaaggaaaagaaagaaagaaagaaagatgccCGACTCGTGAATCGTGATGGAAAGAGATAGAAGCCCCCATGTCCCATGTGCGGCTGGCTGGCTGGCTGTGTATGTATATTTGCAGAAATCAAATcatttcttcccctttttttttcttttccttttttttttcttttttttcttttggttttgtttttgttttcaagaaaGGAATTTTGCAAAAACCCATCAATAATCAATATTGGGAATGCCAAAAATGCTGAaaatcagaagaaaaagaaaaatataatttttgattagtaattattaCCTGGAAACATCTTCCCACAAGGGGCCTTTGAGGGTCGCGTCGCGGAAGGATACATCCATCTCTGACCTGATTTTGAGAAGGGCCAAGGTTTCTTGGCGCGGCCACCTGTTGCCGCTGGACCCAACGCCACCGCCACCGCGATCTGCTTCGTCTCTCGAAGCAGCGAGAGCGTCTTCAGCCGCAGCAGCTGCTCCAGAGAGAGTCATGAGCTCGTCCAGATTGACAGAAGCGGAAGCAGGAGGCCTGCTGCTGATTGGCGAGGCTGCTTCTACTAGCTGGGCTTGGTCTCCAGCTTCTGCTGCTGCGGCTGccatggaagaagaagaaggaccagcagcagcagcagcagcagctccCATGTCTTCAGCTTCCCCAACTCCATAATGGGTTTGGGCCCCTCCAGCTCCTTGCTGCATATTTGATATTGGGAAttgagaaaattgagaaaatgggtTTCTCAATTCTCAAAAAAGCACAAGTGGGTCTTCAAAATTGTGGGTAATTCATGTGCCCAATTGGGCAATGAAGTGTTTGCTGTAAGTCCTTGTACTGGGGGGTGGGGTTGCATTAAGTGGtagatcttcttcttctccttctacttctttctccttgttgggtgaaagaggagagagagaaaatggagagagagagagagagagaagaggagggTAATGAGTGATATTGAGGGAAATTTAAGTGGGAGCAAAAGGGGAGGTTTGGTGAAAGAGAAGGAGGAAGCAAAAGGGAAGAGATTAGACAACTGGAAAGATGAAAGGCAGAAAGTGAATTCCTATGAGTTAGTGCTGGCCTTCACCTCCAGTCTTTCATTcagatttgatttttattcctttgtttttgtttacttaaaccaacagaaaaataaaaaggaaaaagaatataaaaaacagaaaacaaaaatgataataattaaggaaaaagaggaagcagtaaagaagaaagaaataaggtTGATGAGGAGCAGGAgggcatcatcatcatcatcatcatcatccccaTCTCAACTGCACTCTTTCCTGCTGCGCTCTGCCTGCAAAAAATGACagacagagaagaaaagaaaagacagaAAGAGTGGATGGGCTGTGGGGGGCGAGAGATaaatgaagaaagagaaagagagagaaagaaatgaaTGAATGGAGAGATGACGATTATGAgggagatgatgatgattaagagagagagagagagagaaaaaacttGAAGAGATGCTATGTTGTCAGCGGCTCTCACTTTGCTGCTAATAATTGTCAAAACCATTTACCACCATattttactctctttttttccttaaaatattattttaaaataatatttattaataatattatctaATACAGTgccaccccaaaaaaaaaaaaaaaaaaaaaactcaaaatgaaatGACCAAGGGGGCGGCAGGCAGAGCTAGGCAATTCTCACATCCATCTTTAGGAATAAAAATCCAGTCCAGGGCGATCTTTTATTTGCCATTCCAATAATGTCATATCGAATTGACCCAACAATCCCTCTCTGTGCTTGTGGCCATGTACAGTTGGACTTTGCTTTAACTTTACCATAACCCTTGGCACCACCAAAATTTTGCCCCCTTCCCCTCAATTCACTCACTCTCCGGTTTCTACCGTCCGAGCTGTGTTATCAACAGTCGTTCACGCGTGCATAAATAGTAGCGCATGAAATTAACGGTCAAATTTTGCGTACATACGACTAAGAGGGCAGTAGCATATTCCTTTTGGTAATTTGCTTTGCTCACATTCAAATTGATGACACCCTTTTAGTGCAAATTCCAAATTGTCGAGGCACACTAATTAGCACAGGAATCAGAATATGATCTGCACACTCTCATCAAACCTAACCCTAGTTTAAATCCAACCCAACCACACAAATACTCTAAGATCTGCGGCTTTATTAATcttttatctttatctttagcttaccaattaaattatacaagacgctcctcctcttcctcaatcctcatatatatatatatatatatatatatatattatatgaaaggattaaaaatgaataaagtGACTATTTGCTAAtgatagaaagaaagagaaagaggtaGGAAATTTTAatcccacatcgaaactttGAATTAGCCTGGAGGGAGGAGGGCTTGGAGTACCTGTGATGTTGTCAGATGACTTTAGTTTAAACAAAGCTTTGTCGGCCCCATCTCCCATCTGACATGCTCAATAAGTCCCATGTGATTGGAGCCCGTAGAGAGGCCGATGGAATTCATCATAAATACAATTTAAacacaaataattttttaaattttttaaaatttatttaatgaggCCTATTTTACACCAACAATGCCAATGCCAGCAgcaattaattatatatgctTAAAATTTACACGAATTGACAGCGCACAACTCCTGTTGCAGCttattctttcctttttaaaacCCTTTTTCCATTCACACAAACAAAAGCCTCAACTGGTAACCCATTTTCCCCATTTGTATATACATCCAGCTTTTAATCGCATTAACACTTTGTGGGCCACATCACACGCTCTCACTCTCATTCTTCAACTCTCTTTCATCATCCTGCAAAACCCTAATATCCATATATCATTGTACCAATCATATATACACAGTTATTCTTTTATCTGGATGTTCGCACGTTATTATCTTGTGAATACTATTGTAAATAGACAGGCAGGAAAGTAGAGAAAGACAATACAAAATGCATGAGGTCCGCATGATAATAACGTCCAAATGTCCGCATTGgagaatttctatatatatatatatatgtatatgcatgcatgatgTAGTATTTGCTTATatgttaattaaaacaaattaaaggtATTAGAGTTAATGAGACAGCTAGAGAGTTTTAAATTAGAACTCTCCCCAAATTAATTTGGTGACTTTTATATAAATGGTCATTAATTAAGGGATCTCATTCTGTGATATTATTTGTCCAACAAGTTTTCGATTCGCTGCATGTGATTCTTTttagtaaatatatatataacaacaaGTTAGAAGTggacctttttattttttttctttcttttgttttgcccTAACGAATAGGTAAGGAACAATTGGCTACTCTCACATGGTAACCATTATGTTGCTAACATGAAAATGTTATTAGATTTAGACCACCGGATTGTAACATGGATGGATGCCCATGTAAGAAAAGGGTAGCGGCACTTATATTAAAATGGAGTATTTGCATTGTTTAGTTTGTTCCATACCATAGAATCACCAAATCATGCaatagaaaaacaagaaaaagtaCAAAGAAATGTGGGTGAAAGAAACCCATGTGGGATAAAGCATTAGGTTGAAGTTTTGGGGCCGGCAATAAGAGGGGCTGGCAATAAGAGAGGCCGTAAATAATCATCTGATTATAGTCTTACATGTTATGTTATCAAAATGTCAATTGTGTTCAAATGTTGAATCAACTAATATAATCACCAAATCATGCcatggaagaaaaagaatatgtGGGCGAAAGAAACCCACATGGGTAAAGCACTAGGTTGAAGTTTTGAGGCAGACAAAAAGAGAGACTGCGAATAATCATGTAGTTAGTCTAATATGTTATGTTATCAATCTATCAATTGAATGTTCAATAACCACGTGTACTTAATCTAACATGTTATGTTATCAATTTATCAATCGTGTCCGAGCATTCAATCAActaaaaaaaagtagaaatttaaaaattcaaaaaagtaGAGGTGGATGGGTAAGTGAGTGAAAGAATGATGAGATAGGAGTTtggggaaagagagagggagggagagaagggagggtaaggaagagaagagaagagaagagcaTTAAGCATTTTAGGTTGAGGGGGAGACAAGAACAGATTGGCACAGCTGTAGAAAGGGGCCCAATACATGAGAGGATGAGGGAAGGGATGGAGGGGTGGAACGTGCGTGGCGTTTCTCCCGGATTTGAGAAACCCCTAACTGCCTGGCATCTACCCCATGCCCCCCGATCACTGCACATGCCACTTGctcctcttctcttttctttttttctctcatttttatttttaaccacttatatatatttatattaataatttccttttttttaaaatgccCCCTCTATATCTTACTTCTCACCTCTGAGCTGGACCCTAACATGCTCTCTCCTATCCCATCTTGGCTTGTTTTTACACTGACCTACCCTCAGACACACAATAGTGTGTTGTGTTTGCTTTATTCTtggataaaaaagaaaaaatgtatGTGACAAAGCTTTAGAATTCACTTGTTTCCCTTTCTACATGATAATAAGGGCAACAAAAAACCAACTCAGTATTTTCTGGCACGAATCAATGAATTCGATGTAAATCGAACTCAAGACCTACTAACCTTTAGTTGTACCACAAATCCGGCAACTTGCAACTCAATTTTTACTCCCACCAGTCCCTGTAACGTTTTTCGTTTCTTTCCGCAAAATAGGCATTTGGAAAGAAAAGGTGTATTACTAGAAATGGGAATTACCATAGCATCCCTAGGGAGCTTCCCTTATtactaaaaatgaaaattactcTACTATCTCTAGGGACCTTTATATATACAACAAATTGCTCTTTTACATTtattatgatttatttattttttcgctAGCAAACGAAACAAAACCTAGGGTTCCTACATTGGGAGGTACCCAACAAAATTGATATGTATTTCTGGTTTCCACATCTGGAGCTATGAAggtgaaaaatataaaacattaGGCCACTTCAAAAAACCAATTTGGGCCTACTATACCAACTAGTCTAAATCTAGGCCTACTGTTATCACTCACCTCAACATGGGCCCCACAACCTGAATCGTGGACCATGACCAACTAGCCAGCGAGGCACCATAGGCCATGCGACACCAAAAAGGTCAAAAATATTGAGGTGCCTCGGCGCAATCCAGTCCGAGATGAAGTCTACCTCAACTGTAAGTTTCTGAATATTTACGAGTCTTGACGGTCAATCGACAAGAAAGTCCTACCGTCCCTCAATCTAATGGCCTGTAAATTCAACCATTACATCATTTTCAAAGCAGCAGACATAACTTTTGACTTAATTTTCCTCACTCAAACAGCTCCATGAGCACAGTAAGAAATGCTTAGCAGCTCACAACTTTTTGGAATTTGGTCACATCAAATCCATTCAACCGTTAGCCTTGAGTTACAAAAACGAGTAAAAGATTAGAAGAAGCTCAGCACACAGGCATTAGGGTTTACTAATTTGCATATCAAAGTTTTGAACAACTACTGTTTGTCTCACTTAATCAGCTAGCAGATGTTCGATCTCAATTTATGATTTGATACCTTCTGAACAAAATCGAAGGCAAAGAATGTAATACCCGAGCCGTAGGTTGGCATGCTTGTCTTCAACTTTTCTGTTTACAATGAAGCATTCTCATATCTGCAAGCAcatgttttcaatttgctGGAGGTCATCCGAATAGATAGCAGCGATGTTCATgtccaaaatccaaattaattgagAGAATACCCCGCTGCTAACATAGTCATTTAGAATCAGTAATAGAGCCAAAATCTCCCTTAGCACACTGCCCCACTGTTAGTCTAAGGACTTCCTCACTTGTTTGGTTCAGTTTGCAACATAAACGTCGTGGTACCTGTGCAAAGGAAAATCAATATATCACTAATCACTAAAACTAGAACAGACATGTCAAGAAATCAATCTCTCTGCATACGGCAAAAACAGCTGAGTGAAGAAACACACCAGATGCCATTTCTTGGTGAGTGGATAGCCCAAAACCTGAATTTTCCGCAGATTGCGCAAAACTCTGAACCGGGGAAAGCAGAGAACTTTTCTCTTGAAATCATCTTTTGCTCGAGGCCGGACATATGAGCCCAATGTAGCATTCTCCTGTTTTGTAACATCTTTCAAGAAGAACAGAATAGGCTTCTTACAGACAGACCTATAAGGGTCTTTGGTATCGAAATCGAATTCATTCCTGTGACTTATCCCATTCCAAGCAGAGTAAGTCTGCTCCGAGCGCTCAAGGTCACGAGGGAGAACAATGCTTGGGAATACTTGAACCACATAACCAACCGAGACTGAGAATGTGAGACGGCGTCTACGATCATAGCAAATAGACCGCTGCAAAAAGCTGGTGGGTTGGAGTCTCATTGCCTGTGTAAAAAGCTCCAAGCTTTGTAGAGAGGTGAAGCCAGGATAGAAAGGGTCAACAGCTTCAACATGGTGAATGGACACAAATGGTGCAATTGGGTGTGAAGATAACAGACCATGAGCATTACCCCTAATATCACACTGCCACAACAAGACAAACCCAGTTCACAATTAAGCAATGCTCTCTAAAACAGAAAGATTTATGAATACATAACAAACCCATTTCCCCAATTAAGCAAtgttctccaaaacagaaagATTTATGACTAATGGCAAACCAATTTCACCAATTATGGAATGTTCAGTaaaatagaaatatatatgggtaaatttaaatatatataattaccTGGTGGAAACCAGGTTCTCTGGTTAAGGGAACCCCAAGTTCAGTAATGCAGGCATGGAGACGATCGTCACTTCCATAGAGCTTTGGGTATCTCTCGAGACACTCATCTTGCATTTCAGAGAGGGCTTCAGCCAAAGGGTGGCTAATGGCGATTCCCCCACCACCAAAAGCCATGGAGTGACTGAAATAAGTGTTGGCAGAGTGACTCTCAGATGGGCTCCCCACATAAACCATCTCCGACGAGTCGTACTTGCTCAGAACGGCGACGAGGTTATCGACATTGATAATCGTGTCGTCGTCGGCGAGGAGAAACCACCGGACGTTGGGGAGGCCGAGGCGGAAGCACTCGGAAACTATTCGGGAGATTCGGAGCCCCGACGGGTGACCAGTCGGGTTGGTGTACCGAAACCGCGATATGTCCTCGGAAACCATGATCGGCGGCAAGGACAAATCGACGTCATTTTTGGGGAGCTTCTCTTCCAACCAGACGTGGCCGCGCATGTCGTTTGGGCGCCACCAAAGCCGCACGTACTCCCTGCGCTGCTTCCAGAGTTGGGCAGACCCGGCAATGCCGAAAACGATGTCGTTTAGAGTGAGCTCCTGGGAGTGTCTGagttgttgttgctgttggGAGAGTGAGAGGCTGCGATTGCGGGAGGGAGTGAGGGTTTGAGGGGCAGGGAAGGGCTGAGAGGCGCCGGAGAAGATGAGGGAGAGCCAAGCCGCGGTGGAGATTACGAGCGCCGCGACGGCGATGATGGCGGTGGCCACGTGGCTCTGACGGTGACGGCGGTTTTTGGGCGATCGAGTGGCGCTGCTGTCGAGGTCTTTGGGGTTTGTTGACGGCGTCGTCATCATCGTCCCCAACGTTCATGTCTGTGCACTGGTCGCCACCGAATCGAAGCCCCTCTTAATCTCattgaatttgattaattagggttttaatttgggacattttgttctttgtgatttttattttttgaaattttgaagcctttttgttttttaattctGTAACAGCCAATGTTAACGGAGGCATAAAGTATTGGTAAAGAGAGACGTTGCTGCGCGACAGTGGCTGTTGTGAAAAGGCGTAAAATCGTGGGTGTATCTGTACGTCTGTAGCCTGGCCTGAAAATCACGACACGTGTCCGGTGTGCGGTGACGGCCATAAGTCCTGTTAGAGCCTAAGAATGCCACGTAACGCGACTGTCGCGCTTCAGATCCGTAGCTTTCCCGCTGCCGCAGggaattatattttctttttcttctttttttggtgggaTTGCCGCGGGGAAATTAcgttatttgaaatttgagtTGAGATTGattcatttttatattattttttaacttaaatattaaaatagttCCCGTGTTTTATCACGTTGCTCAATTTTCTTTCgcttaaatttcttttttacttcactCTACCCTCCCCAAAATTCAACAGACACACACGACAAGTTAAAGTCTCCATAGTTGTGCAACTCCAAACTGCAACTATTATACATTCAAAGCACATATATTTAAGTCTCCAAAATCATATTCCAACTCCTGCAGCTGGGTACGAAGTTGCTTTCGTTTGTGGTTACGTTATCATAATCGAACCAAAActttataatataaacaatACATATGCAGTAGATGAAACATAAGCATTGcacaaatattaatatatacacacaacCTCTAACCATCGCAATACATTCATAATATATCATgttaaaatgaatttttgaataaatatctctaaatatatattaatgtcGAGATGTAATAGATAGCTACATATGATCATGAATACGACGTCGTGCCCGCACCTTCACATAATTTAAACCCTAAATATTAAAGTCATAGTAATTAGGGGTTTTTTTGTGTGTACGTGGTTGGTCTAATTAGCAAGGAAATGGACGTggataaaaaaattaatgcaGTTGATACGCAATTGGGTTCTGCACGGGCACTGATTTATAATAAGACAATAGCTGCAGGCCAcatacaataataataaataaataaatagacaCATTTCTCATTCCTATACTTGCAAAAATTCAATGGATGTGTCACAAGAATGTCACACAAATAATTGGCTTTGCTTTATTGGTTCGtgctaattatttttcaaataaagtccccaccttttaaaaagaaatatgggGAAATGATTTTGATTCTCAATCAATCAACAAGCTTCACTCACCCTGTGATTCGTGTGTTTGCGTAATTGAGAagtaaaaacaagaaaataaagccACGTGATATTATAATAACACGTGGCCTCATATTCAATGtgattattaattaattagatgCCCTAACCTTTACTTTTTACCTAATCATAATGTGATATAAAAGTGCGATTTCATTTTATgctagtatttttttttttgtgcggAGAAATTATGGTAATGAATTATTGTCTTCATATACATCATAAGTTAAACGTTGATAATActctttctataaataaaataaaaaaaactaaaaaagaaattataatactcttaatatataaatttttgcTTTAAAATTTACTCTTATGCTTAGGGGTGAGCACGATTCCGATTGGACtggtttttgcctcaaattagaactgATCCGACACTATTCATCCAGTTTGGTTCAGTtcgattttaataaaaaaaagttcaaaaactATCAGGTTTGGATTGAACTGATTCTGGTCCAATTCCAATTCCGGTTCAaatttgaaccggattatataaaataataataataatttcttaaatacaattctcaactgaaatattattattttacttgaaaattaacaaattattcaatttcatataaaaataaatattaaagttagaaaagagagttattttgaaattgaacttggataaatattagttttttttttgggtaaaattaaaaatataacattaaatataaatatatattgaaattatatattttttttaatttgacctGTTTGGTTCGGCCCGGTCCGATATTTTTGAAGACATGAAACTGGATCCAAAATCGGTCCAaaccggttcggtttggtttttgacgggttgttgactttttggtcaactcgattttttttgggtttggttcGGTGTAGTTCGGCTCGGATTTTCAGTCCGTCgatttgagtgcccacccctacttatgctgaaaaaagtttttttagaAGCATTTTTATTAACGTTATTAACAGAGAAAAATAACTTGGAAGTATTCAcagaaaaaatatatccatAAAACACTTTTACAGACCTATAagtattttttaagtttttctattttggttgttagaaaatatttttagtttttttatatttttgagcCCCTTCTCCATTGAAAATATGGTGATAACATATTAAATTTACAAATACTACAAGAATGCTACGACTCGAACCCATAATATGAAGAGAATATCTGTTTCAAATCACTACATTTATAGGaccttttaaaaaatgaagttgagatggatgatat encodes the following:
- the LOC117627356 gene encoding trihelix transcription factor GTL1 isoform X1, with product MQQGAGGAQTHYGVGEAEDMGAAAAAAAGPSSSSMAAAAAEAGDQAQLVEAASPISSRPPASASVNLDELMTLSGAAAAAEDALAASRDEADRGGGGVGSSGNRWPRQETLALLKIRSEMDVSFRDATLKGPLWEDVSRKLAELGYKRSAKKCKEKFENVHKYYKRTKEGRAGRQDGKSYKFFSELEALHGTTAATSSVNVSASPSIHVTHASPNPVSIGFSNPMPISSFRMSPTIPVMPSQQPPPTFPVMPSSQPPQTAATTATPMDINFSSNSSSSSPGTDDEDDDDDVEGEPSNRKRKRGGASTSGSTRKMMEFFEVLMKQVMQKQETMQQRFLEVIEKREQDRTIREEAWKRQEMARLTREHELMSQERAISASRDAAIISFLQKITGQTIQLPPPVNVHAAPPPPVPPSVPVVMPLAQQSVQPPIQTSYHQTTPQQQQPPQQQHGQQVRHHQQQSQNLQVVLAVPEQQVQPPQENIASGGGAGGSLEPASSSRWPKAEVLALIKLRSGLESRYQEAGPKGPLWEEISAGMGRMGYKRSSKRCKEKWENINKYFKKVKESNKKRPEDAKTCPYFHELDALYRKRILGGGGGGGSSSSLGNQNRLEQPQQQQLQLENPKSDSATQPQDRSLEAQPSVPVMPQTQEAVVATDQSENKNGNQSANVENLFGEATDEAAKKPEDIVKELMQQQQQQEVHDHLQQLAVDDYDRIEEANSDDIMDQEEDMEDDDIDEEDDEEMEEERKMAYKIEFQKPNTTGQSSNGGGNGAASFLAMVQ
- the LOC117627356 gene encoding trihelix transcription factor GTL1 isoform X2 — encoded protein: MQQGAGGAQTHYGVGEAEDMGAAAAAAAGPSSSSMAAAAAEAGDQAQLVEAASPISSRPPASASVNLDELMTLSGAAAAAEDALAASRDEADRGGGGVGSSGNRWPRQETLALLKIRSEMDVSFRDATLKGPLWEDVSRKLAELGYKRSAKKCKEKFENVHKYYKRTKEGRAGRQDGKSYKFFSELEALHGTTAATSSVNVSASPSIHVTHASPNPVSIGFSNPMPISSFRMSPTIPVMPSQQPPPTFPVMPSSQPPQTAATTATPMDINFSSNSSSSSPGTDDEDDDDDVEGEPSNRKRKRGGASTSGSTRKMMEFFEVLMKQVMQKQETMQQRFLEVIEKREQDRTIREEAWKRQEMARLTREHELMSQERAISASRDAAIISFLQKITGQTIQLPPPVNVHAAPPPPVPPSVPVVMPLAQQSVQPPIQTSYHQTTPQQQQPPQQQHGQQVRHHQQQSQNLQVVLAVPEQQVQPPQENIASGGGAGGSLEPASSSRWPKAEVLALIKLRSGLESRYQEAGPKGPLWEEISAGMGRMGYKRSSKRCKEKWENINKYFKKVKESNKKRPEDAKTCPYFHELDALYRKRILGGGGGGGSSSSLGNQNRLEQPQQQQLQLENPKSDSATQPQDRSLEAQPSVPVMPQTQEAVVATDQSENKNGNQSANVENLFGEATDEAAKKKTL
- the LOC117627948 gene encoding uncharacterized protein LOC117627948; translation: MMTTPSTNPKDLDSSATRSPKNRRHRQSHVATAIIAVAALVISTAAWLSLIFSGASQPFPAPQTLTPSRNRSLSLSQQQQQLRHSQELTLNDIVFGIAGSAQLWKQRREYVRLWWRPNDMRGHVWLEEKLPKNDVDLSLPPIMVSEDISRFRYTNPTGHPSGLRISRIVSECFRLGLPNVRWFLLADDDTIINVDNLVAVLSKYDSSEMVYVGSPSESHSANTYFSHSMAFGGGGIAISHPLAEALSEMQDECLERYPKLYGSDDRLHACITELGVPLTREPGFHQCDIRGNAHGLLSSHPIAPFVSIHHVEAVDPFYPGFTSLQSLELFTQAMRLQPTSFLQRSICYDRRRRLTFSVSVGYVVQVFPSIVLPRDLERSEQTYSAWNGISHRNEFDFDTKDPYRSVCKKPILFFLKDVTKQENATLGSYVRPRAKDDFKRKVLCFPRFRVLRNLRKIQVLGYPLTKKWHLVPRRLCCKLNQTSEEVLRLTVGQCAKGDFGSITDSK